GGAAGAAGTTGAAATGGCATTCTATTTATGATGGTTAGGTTTCAAAACCTAACGGAATTGGACAATATTCATAAATGACTTTTGGCTAATAATATGCCCTACATCTAACTATATCAATTCAACTCCATGGATCCCACATACCCcgacccccccccccccccccccccccccccttctctcttatttttttaaatcaatttaATAAACTGATTATCTCTTTTTAACCCAAAAATCTGATTTACTATAAAGTTTGTCAAATTGCAAATGTCGCCCTCAATTCTTTCGCCCGACGTGGCGGCACAACCACCGTATCCTCCACGCTCCCCCACCCCTTCGAATATTTGTAatagttaatatatatatatatatatatatatatatatatatatttatatagttaatatatatatctatatatgtgtgtgtgtgtgtgtgtgttcgaAATTGCTGTGCCCACccctaataaataaattaataatacgCAACAATTCAGTAAGGGCATTATGGTCATAAGAAAACAAAGGAAACTATCCATTCTGTTCAAGAAAATCCCCCGATATCGAGTGAATAAAACCGAGAAGGGAAAATGTCGACCAAATTGTTTACTTGGCGCAAATTTATTTTGAGCAAAATTTAGAAATGAATAAGGTCTACTAAACGAAATAAATGATCTAATTATTTGCTTCCACTGCATTTCGAGGTTTTATTTGTAAATTGTAGCATCAATATATATGTCGACAAGTTTTGGAAAATACGAGAGGAAAAAAAACAGAAAGTAAGAAGTCACTCTCAACAGAAATCTTAAATACGATTTATCCAAAATCCAGAAAATAAAAGTTTTTAGCTTTAAAAAAGAACACGTGAACCAAATTTCTCCAAGTATTTATTTGGAAAACGTGAATTACCAAAGGCGAGGGGCAGTATGGTAATTTGATAAAATACCCACAAGTGTAAGCTAAAACAACCACTGAaatccaaaaattaaaaaaagcaAAGGTGACCTACATGGGCCGGCTTTTAACTATATTTAGCTGGACAGACAAAAAACAACTTATTATCACCATCGTCGCTACTGCAGCTGTTACCCCTCCCCATTTACTGTATACGGTATACATACACCTATACGTATACAAGGTTTGTAGGTGTTAGTATATATCATGTAGGAAAACGGTTGTAATTGTATGCatgcagaattttttttttttatcttgttaCTGATGGAGGGAGGGTAAGTATATGAAGTAAAAGTTTTCTTTAACCAAAGCAAGAGGGCAAGCAAGAAAATGATAAAGATTCCtcagtttcttttctttttttgaaagaaaaatatatatttaagggGCGTGAGATCGACAGGcagatcccaccgaaataaataaattaaataaattaaccacACCCATCTTCATAAAACGCATAGAATTCACCCATTTTggtgatatattttttttttattattttccggCTGGTAATTGCTAGCTTGCTGGAAAGAGACTCCTCTACATGATGCTTGGCGTTTCTGGCCTCATGTCCGGTGACGGCGCTGCGGCGGCAGATGCGCTCGAGGGTGGTGGAGCTAGTGGTGGCAGCAGTGAGGTTGGCGCATCCAGCTCGATTCCTGGGGGGAGTTTGGAGGATAGTGAGAGAAGTGGCGGCGGAGGCGGTGGAAACCGGTGGCCGAGGCAAGAAACTTTGGCTTTGCTGAAAATTCGTTCTGATATGGATGTTACTTTCCGAGACTCCAGTCTCAAAGGTCCATTATGGGATGAAGTTTCCAGGTAAATTTGTCGAAACTTGGTTTATTCACAATTACGGGTACCGCTGCAGTGTGACACAATCTAGATTTCCTGAATTTTCAGCAATAATGGCGAATCTGGATCATAGTTTTCATTGaattcttttttttattattattaaaagggTCTTTGTCCCGATCAGCTCATTTCGCATGAATATAGCAGCTCTTGGCGTTCATTATTTTTTCCAGGTTTTTGCTCTTCGTTTttgataaatatattttctttttaaaaaagaaaaaagaaaaagaagaagtgAAAACGAATATATGGATCGTATTCTTCAACTTGAATTGATCTCTTCTTCTTAAGTAAAGAAAAATTCAGATCATGGTCTGATGAATAATAATTTTGGAAGCATTGGAAATCTGTCTTCGAAAAATTCAGTTGGGTTTCTCCACCGCTTGGAAATCTTGATATATCTCTTTATCTatgtattatatttatttttaattatcacTATTGTGTTTATTTTACGTAATAAATCAGTATTCCACCTTCCTTCTATTAATTAAAGATAATTCAAGAATACGATCTCGAGAACACAAATGGAGGAACggtattatttattaaatttctaCATCTGTTGTTATCAGGAAAATGGCGGAGCTTGGATTTCATCGAAGTGCCAAGAAATGTAAAGAAAAATTCGAGAACGTTTATAAGTATCATAAAAGAACAAAAGACGGCCGGGCATCCAAGCCGGACGGGAAAACTTATCGTTTTTTCGATCAATTACAGGCGTTGGAAACCAGTCCGCCGCTTCCCTTCACTCCTCCTCCGCCCAGGACTCAGACTCCGGCCACCACGGTAATGACGGCACCGCCACCTATTGCTGTCAATTTTCCAATGCCATCACATGTTGGTACTGTTCCATCCATTAGTCCAAACCCTTTAAGTATGCTGCCACCAAACACAGCTATACAAACTTCCAACAATCCCATAAATACTACTCCTCCATTTCAACCATCAATAAATGCTTCAAATCTTCTTCAAGCTCACCCTTTTCAATCCTCTCACGATCATCATATTTTGACGAGTCTGCTCTCAAATTCTTCCTCTTCATCAACTTCTTCCGACGAGGATATACAGAGGCGGCGGGGGAAGAAGAGGAAATGGAAGGATTTCGTCGAGAGTCTGATGAAAGAAGTGGTGCACAAGCAGGAGGAGTTGCAGAAGAAATTTTTGGAAACATTGGAGAAACGGGAAAGAGATCGTATGGCGAGAGAGGAGGCGTGGAGGATTCAAGAAACAGCAAGAATGAATCGAGAACACGATCTTATGGTTCAGGAGAGATCCATCGCCGCTGCCAAAGACGCGGCGGTTATCGCATTCTTGCAAAAGGTAAGCGAGCAACACAATTTACAAATCCCAAATATTAGTAGTAATATCACAGCAGCATCACAAGCTATGCATCCTCAACCCTCACCTCGTCAACCCGCACCATCGCCACCTCCGCCGCAACAATCCACTCTCCCTCCACCACCAGCACCACCAA
This genomic interval from Primulina eburnea isolate SZY01 chromosome 16, ASM2296580v1, whole genome shotgun sequence contains the following:
- the LOC140816288 gene encoding trihelix transcription factor DF1-like; the encoded protein is MMLGVSGLMSGDGAAAADALEGGGASGGSSEVGASSSIPGGSLEDSERSGGGGGGNRWPRQETLALLKIRSDMDVTFRDSSLKGPLWDEVSRKMAELGFHRSAKKCKEKFENVYKYHKRTKDGRASKPDGKTYRFFDQLQALETSPPLPFTPPPPRTQTPATTVMTAPPPIAVNFPMPSHVGTVPSISPNPLSMLPPNTAIQTSNNPINTTPPFQPSINASNLLQAHPFQSSHDHHILTSLLSNSSSSSTSSDEDIQRRRGKKRKWKDFVESLMKEVVHKQEELQKKFLETLEKRERDRMAREEAWRIQETARMNREHDLMVQERSIAAAKDAAVIAFLQKVSEQHNLQIPNISSNITAASQAMHPQPSPRQPAPSPPPPQQSTLPPPPAPPTQLVVTVTPTKILNTSKKDNGGSESFMPASSSRWPKTEIEALIKLRTNLDLKYQENGPKGPLWEEISAGMGKMGYNRSSKRCKEKWENINKYYKKVKESSKKRPEDSKTCPYFHQLEALHREKNKNDNPSFNLEYTTKQDNPMVPIMARPEQQWPNPNQQHQDLTLHDQDQDNESENNEEDDDIDDEDEEDAGGYEIVTNKQPSSMTNTTE